The following coding sequences are from one Deltaproteobacteria bacterium window:
- a CDS encoding adenylate/guanylate cyclase domain-containing protein, with protein MNTDNLRHRLEPLRESGRFDAALLERLHRFVAESSDEALFRVNPVSFARDQKISERDAIDLFVHATRAGLFDFAWGLLCPICGSFITTPGGLRHLSQDRVCGMCGVEAGETLDDGVEVTFTINPAVRPIRFHGTWVGQAAGEGLLDDALRIYFSHAVDLGSEITDFFRRSAVTMAIIPRTTSQVLRLDLDPNRRGEWRLIAPSLHAVAVVELDPEAPSKADVQIDDGRMIPETLKLKPGPVELTISQRTDASELILGVLCLDYESLGEPQPREFDLAHVPFLTGKRLLSTQSFRELFRTETLPPDGSLEIRALAMLFTDLKASTQLYERVGDLKALALVREHFQLLRDVVAKNEGAVVKTIGDAVMATFTDPVKATAAAVEMHEALEKVPELQLKVGLHVGPCVAIDSNERLDYFGQTVNIAARVQALAEGREVVITDHVLKSPGVAEIMKAASLPLAREEARLKGIDQPVIVHRTTIT; from the coding sequence ATGAACACCGACAACCTGCGCCACCGGCTGGAACCCCTGCGCGAGAGCGGCCGCTTCGACGCGGCCCTGCTCGAACGTTTGCACCGCTTCGTCGCGGAGTCCTCCGACGAGGCGCTCTTCCGGGTGAACCCGGTGTCCTTTGCGCGCGATCAGAAGATCAGCGAGCGCGACGCCATCGACCTCTTCGTGCACGCCACCCGCGCGGGCCTCTTTGACTTCGCCTGGGGCTTGCTCTGCCCCATCTGCGGCAGCTTCATCACCACGCCGGGCGGGCTGCGGCACCTGTCGCAGGACCGGGTGTGCGGCATGTGCGGCGTGGAGGCGGGCGAGACCCTCGACGACGGCGTGGAGGTCACCTTCACCATCAACCCCGCGGTACGCCCCATCCGCTTCCACGGGACCTGGGTCGGCCAGGCCGCGGGCGAAGGTCTGCTCGATGACGCCCTGCGCATCTACTTCAGCCACGCCGTGGACCTGGGCAGCGAGATCACGGACTTCTTCCGCCGCTCGGCGGTGACGATGGCGATCATCCCGCGCACCACCTCGCAGGTGCTGCGCCTCGACCTCGACCCGAACCGCCGGGGTGAGTGGCGCCTCATTGCGCCCTCGCTGCACGCGGTGGCGGTGGTGGAGCTGGATCCCGAGGCCCCCAGCAAGGCCGACGTCCAGATCGACGACGGGCGGATGATCCCCGAGACGCTCAAGCTCAAGCCCGGCCCGGTGGAGCTCACCATCTCCCAGCGCACCGACGCCAGCGAGCTCATCCTCGGTGTGCTCTGCCTGGACTACGAGAGCTTGGGCGAGCCGCAGCCCCGCGAGTTCGACCTCGCCCACGTGCCGTTCCTCACCGGCAAGCGGCTGTTGTCGACGCAGAGCTTCCGCGAGCTCTTCCGCACGGAGACCCTGCCGCCCGATGGCTCGCTGGAGATCCGCGCGCTGGCCATGCTCTTCACCGACCTCAAGGCGTCGACGCAGCTCTACGAGCGGGTGGGCGATCTCAAGGCCCTGGCGCTGGTGCGCGAGCACTTCCAGCTGTTGCGCGACGTGGTGGCCAAGAACGAGGGCGCGGTGGTGAAGACCATCGGCGACGCGGTGATGGCCACGTTCACCGACCCGGTGAAGGCCACGGCCGCCGCGGTGGAGATGCACGAGGCGCTGGAGAAGGTGCCCGAGCTGCAGCTCAAGGTGGGGCTCCACGTGGGCCCGTGCGTGGCCATCGACTCCAACGAGCGCCTCGACTACTTCGGGCAGACGGTGAACATCGCCGCGCGCGTGCAGGCGCTCGCCGAGGGCCGCGAGGTGGTGATCACGGACCATGTGCTCAAGTCGCCGGGCGTGGCGGAGATCATGAAGGCGGCCTCGCTGCCGCTGGCGCGCGAAGAGGCGCGGCTCAAGGGCATCGACCAGCCGGTCATCGTTCACCGCACCACCATCACCTGA
- the gcvT gene encoding glycine cleavage system aminomethyltransferase GcvT — protein MSETLQRTPLYDAHVKLGGKLVPFAGWEMPVNYPAGLLAEHEAVRTRVGLFDVSHMGQFEFQGPEAVAAVDKLVTNDIRKLEVGRAAYAGLLNERGTFIDDVFVYKLAPEHLLMVVNASNVAKDFDWVASHCPKGLPQNRSASWALIAVQGPRAVELVQSLADAQLPPHKNSITKGKISGVDALIARSGYTGEDGFELFVAPADATKVWNVLMEKGAPLGILPCGLGARDSLRTEVKNALYGNDIDDAHTPLEAGLNWVVKLDKPEFIGKPVLDKQKAEGITRKLVGFETEKLIPRHGYPILKDGKRVGEVTSGTQSPTLKKPIGMGYVPVELAVEGATFDVEIRGKPVPARVVKTPFYKRPA, from the coding sequence ATGTCCGAGACCCTGCAACGCACCCCGCTGTACGACGCGCACGTGAAGCTCGGCGGCAAGCTCGTCCCGTTCGCGGGGTGGGAGATGCCGGTGAACTACCCGGCCGGTCTGCTCGCGGAGCACGAGGCGGTGCGCACCCGGGTGGGCCTCTTCGATGTCAGCCACATGGGCCAGTTCGAGTTCCAGGGCCCCGAGGCGGTCGCCGCGGTGGACAAGCTCGTCACCAACGACATCCGCAAGCTCGAGGTCGGCCGCGCGGCGTACGCGGGCCTGCTCAACGAACGCGGCACGTTCATCGACGACGTCTTCGTCTACAAGCTCGCGCCCGAGCACCTGCTGATGGTCGTGAACGCGTCGAACGTGGCCAAGGACTTCGACTGGGTGGCGTCGCACTGTCCGAAGGGATTGCCGCAGAACCGCTCGGCGAGCTGGGCGCTCATCGCCGTGCAGGGCCCGCGCGCGGTGGAGCTGGTGCAGTCGCTGGCCGACGCGCAGCTCCCGCCGCACAAGAACAGCATCACGAAGGGAAAGATCTCCGGCGTCGACGCGCTCATCGCGCGCTCGGGCTACACCGGCGAGGACGGCTTCGAGCTCTTCGTGGCGCCGGCCGACGCGACCAAGGTGTGGAACGTGCTGATGGAGAAGGGCGCGCCGCTGGGCATCTTGCCGTGCGGCCTGGGCGCGCGCGACTCGCTGCGCACCGAGGTGAAGAACGCGCTCTACGGCAACGACATCGACGACGCGCACACGCCGCTCGAGGCGGGACTGAACTGGGTGGTGAAGCTCGACAAGCCCGAGTTCATCGGCAAGCCCGTGCTCGACAAGCAGAAGGCGGAGGGCATCACGCGCAAGCTGGTGGGCTTCGAGACCGAGAAGCTCATCCCGCGCCACGGCTATCCCATCCTCAAGGACGGCAAGCGCGTGGGCGAGGTGACCAGCGGCACCCAGAGCCCGACCCTGAAGAAGCCCATCGGAATGGGGTACGTGCCCGTGGAGCTCGCCGTCGAAGGCGCCACGTTCGACGTGGAGATCCGCGGCAAGCCCGTGCCCGCGCGCGTGGTGAAGACGCCGTTCTACAAGCGCCCGGCGTAA
- the gcvH gene encoding glycine cleavage system protein GcvH — protein sequence MGAYPNDRKYTKDHEWARVDGNVATVGITQYAQESLGDVVYVELPKVGAAVTAGQQFGVVESTKAVSELFAPLSGKVTAVNDAVVDAPESLAKDPHGEGWMIKVELSKPAELSGLMDADAYEKHVAASAH from the coding sequence ATGGGCGCCTACCCCAACGACCGCAAGTACACGAAGGACCACGAGTGGGCCCGCGTCGACGGCAACGTCGCCACCGTGGGCATCACCCAGTACGCGCAGGAGAGCCTGGGCGACGTGGTCTACGTGGAGTTGCCCAAAGTCGGCGCCGCCGTCACCGCCGGCCAGCAGTTCGGCGTGGTGGAGAGCACCAAGGCCGTCTCCGAGCTCTTCGCGCCGCTCTCGGGCAAGGTCACCGCCGTGAACGACGCCGTGGTCGACGCCCCCGAGAGCCTCGCCAAGGATCCCCACGGCGAGGGCTGGATGATCAAGGTCGAGCTCAGCAAGCCCGCCGAGCTCTCCGGCCTGATGGACGCGGACGCCTACGAGAAACACGTGGCCGCTTCGGCCCACTAG
- a CDS encoding rhodanese-like domain-containing protein, translating into MRLLLQMAGIAAAGSALGLGLNLASPAPARLGTPVYAAAEQEGATCSAPHGSPGEAHDFPRISRQQASGLCSACTAGFVDARPASEFAKGHVPHAFHLPPHGHGDEVAAVSELKKFGTVVVYDSGSGCDLAEKVASHLKDEGLHDVRILDGAWPAWEAGGEPAESGACEACGGSP; encoded by the coding sequence ATGCGGCTTCTGCTCCAGATGGCGGGCATCGCCGCCGCGGGGAGCGCGCTGGGGCTGGGGCTGAACCTGGCCTCGCCCGCGCCTGCGCGCCTGGGCACGCCCGTCTACGCCGCCGCCGAGCAAGAGGGCGCCACCTGCAGCGCGCCCCACGGCTCGCCCGGCGAGGCCCACGACTTCCCGCGCATCTCCCGGCAGCAGGCGAGCGGGCTGTGCAGCGCCTGCACGGCGGGCTTCGTCGACGCGCGCCCGGCCAGCGAGTTCGCCAAGGGCCACGTGCCGCACGCCTTCCACCTGCCGCCGCACGGCCACGGCGACGAGGTCGCGGCGGTGAGCGAGCTCAAGAAGTTCGGCACCGTGGTCGTGTACGACTCGGGCTCGGGCTGCGATCTGGCGGAGAAGGTCGCCAGCCACTTGAAGGATGAAGGCCTGCACGACGTGCGCATCCTCGATGGCGCCTGGCCAGCCTGGGAGGCGGGCGGCGAGCCCGCGGAGAGCGGCGCCTGCGAGGCCTGCGGAGGCAGCCCATGA
- the clpP gene encoding ATP-dependent Clp endopeptidase proteolytic subunit ClpP, which yields MPYVPMPYVIEQTHRGERSYDIYSRLLKDRIIMLGTPVDDDVANSIVAQMLFLESEDPDKDIVLYINSPGGSVTAGLAIYDTMQYVKCPVATVCIGQAASMGAVLLAGGTKGKRSSLPHSRIMIHQVSSGAQGQASDIEIHAKEVLRLKHKLNEILAKHTGQSLEKVERDADRDFFMGASEAKEYGLIDEIMAQNRKSEPAKR from the coding sequence ATGCCCTACGTTCCGATGCCCTACGTCATCGAGCAAACCCACCGCGGGGAGCGCTCGTACGACATCTACAGCCGCCTGCTGAAGGACCGCATCATCATGCTGGGCACGCCCGTCGACGACGACGTGGCCAACTCCATCGTGGCCCAGATGCTCTTCCTCGAGAGCGAGGACCCGGACAAGGACATCGTCCTCTACATCAACTCGCCGGGCGGCTCGGTCACGGCCGGCCTCGCCATCTACGACACCATGCAGTACGTGAAGTGCCCGGTGGCCACGGTCTGCATCGGCCAGGCGGCGAGCATGGGCGCGGTGCTGCTCGCGGGCGGGACCAAGGGCAAGCGCAGCTCCCTGCCGCACTCGCGCATCATGATTCACCAGGTCAGCTCGGGCGCGCAGGGCCAGGCCTCGGACATCGAGATCCACGCCAAGGAAGTGCTGCGGCTCAAGCACAAGCTCAACGAGATCCTCGCCAAGCACACCGGGCAGTCACTGGAGAAGGTCGAGCGCGACGCCGATCGCGACTTCTTCATGGGCGCGTCGGAGGCCAAGGAGTACGGCCTCATCGACGAGATCATGGCCCAGAACCGCAAGTCCGAGCCGGCCAAGCGCTAG
- the mutY gene encoding A/G-specific adenine glycosylase, with protein sequence MVAPARKRDALPDLLLTWYRRARRDLPWRRTRDPYAIWLSEVMLQQTQVVTVIPYWHKFLARFPTVEALAAAELPEVLSMWSGLGYYSRARTLHRAANVIASAHAGKLPRTAEALRELPGFGPYTAGAVASIAFGQQTPIVDGNVVRVLARLFEIEGDPSSREVQKKIWALAGELVPSDSPGDFNQALMELGATVCTPKNPTCLLCPVRATCGALQSKRVDQLPSPKARAARKSLRRTSAIVLRNEKLLLGRRPDAGLFGGLWELPSVDGDRAALAAALGRGFTLGEAVATVERTLTHRDLSFELVRTRAPARIRSIAPYVELRWVGRDEARELGMATAMTACLEHVWPSAVAKRRKARR encoded by the coding sequence ATGGTCGCACCGGCCCGAAAGCGCGACGCGCTCCCCGACCTGCTCCTGACCTGGTACCGCCGCGCCCGCCGCGATCTGCCCTGGCGCCGCACCCGCGACCCGTACGCGATCTGGCTCAGCGAAGTCATGCTCCAGCAGACGCAAGTGGTGACCGTCATTCCCTACTGGCACAAGTTCCTGGCGCGCTTTCCGACCGTGGAGGCGCTCGCGGCGGCCGAGCTGCCCGAGGTGCTCTCGATGTGGAGCGGTCTGGGCTACTACTCGCGCGCGCGCACGCTGCATCGCGCAGCCAACGTCATCGCCAGCGCGCACGCGGGCAAGCTCCCGCGCACGGCCGAAGCGCTCCGCGAGCTGCCTGGCTTCGGGCCGTACACCGCCGGTGCGGTCGCGAGCATCGCCTTTGGCCAGCAGACGCCAATCGTCGACGGAAACGTGGTGCGCGTGCTGGCGCGGCTCTTCGAGATTGAAGGCGATCCCAGCTCGCGCGAGGTGCAGAAGAAGATCTGGGCACTCGCGGGCGAGCTCGTGCCCAGCGATTCGCCCGGCGACTTCAACCAGGCGCTGATGGAGCTCGGCGCGACTGTCTGTACGCCGAAGAATCCGACCTGCTTGCTGTGTCCGGTGCGCGCGACGTGCGGCGCGCTGCAGTCGAAGCGCGTGGACCAGCTGCCGTCGCCCAAGGCTCGAGCCGCTCGCAAGTCGCTGCGTCGCACGAGCGCGATCGTGCTTCGAAACGAGAAGCTGCTCCTCGGTCGACGACCGGATGCGGGGCTGTTCGGCGGACTCTGGGAGCTGCCCTCCGTCGACGGCGATCGCGCCGCGCTCGCGGCTGCGCTCGGGCGTGGGTTCACGCTGGGTGAAGCCGTGGCGACCGTGGAGCGCACGCTCACGCACCGCGACTTGAGCTTCGAGCTCGTGCGCACGCGCGCCCCCGCGCGAATAAGGTCCATCGCGCCGTACGTGGAGCTGCGCTGGGTCGGCCGCGACGAAGCGCGCGAGCTGGGCATGGCCACCGCGATGACCGCTTGCCTGGAGCACGTCTGGCCGAGCGCGGTTGCGAAGCGCCGCAAGGCTCGCCGATGA
- a CDS encoding tetratricopeptide repeat protein yields the protein MGRDKDRIAQSDEHNSRGIELADRGWLDEAVKEFKKAIDLDPDSAHAHDNLATVYAEKKQYRDALAEYLTAIRLEGDSATAHYNLACFIATHGPDFAVAEYKEAIELDPEYPDAHLNLGLTFADQGRIEEALKEFQTAIDLDPQDAFPRHELAALLMDEGDFRAAITQLKDVVRLEPENFEGHLDLGICYAQKGFYAEAEKAYARAAELSGDNLLLNYNRAALYALWARPDDAKKFLAQAVEKDAPKVRQWLAADPMFDSLKGDADFEKLAHA from the coding sequence ATGGGTCGGGACAAGGACCGCATCGCGCAGTCCGACGAGCACAACTCCCGCGGCATCGAGCTCGCCGATCGCGGCTGGCTGGACGAGGCCGTGAAGGAGTTCAAGAAGGCCATCGACCTCGACCCGGACTCGGCCCACGCGCACGACAACCTGGCCACCGTGTACGCGGAGAAGAAGCAGTACCGCGACGCCCTGGCCGAGTACCTGACGGCGATTCGCCTGGAAGGCGACTCGGCCACCGCGCACTACAACCTGGCCTGCTTCATCGCCACCCACGGGCCGGACTTCGCCGTGGCCGAGTACAAAGAGGCCATCGAGCTCGATCCCGAGTACCCCGACGCGCACCTGAACCTCGGCCTCACCTTCGCCGACCAGGGCCGCATTGAAGAGGCGCTCAAGGAGTTCCAGACCGCGATCGATCTGGATCCGCAGGACGCCTTCCCGCGCCACGAGCTCGCCGCGCTGCTCATGGACGAGGGCGACTTCCGCGCCGCCATCACCCAGTTGAAAGACGTGGTGCGGCTCGAGCCGGAGAACTTCGAAGGGCACCTGGATCTGGGCATCTGCTACGCGCAGAAGGGCTTCTACGCCGAGGCCGAGAAGGCCTACGCGCGCGCGGCCGAGCTCTCGGGCGACAACCTGCTCCTGAACTACAACCGCGCCGCGCTCTACGCGCTCTGGGCGCGGCCGGACGACGCCAAGAAGTTCCTCGCCCAGGCCGTGGAGAAGGACGCGCCCAAGGTGCGGCAGTGGCTCGCGGCGGATCCGATGTTCGACTCGCTCAAGGGCGACGCCGACTTCGAGAAGCTCGCGCACGCCTAG
- a CDS encoding DoxX family membrane protein: protein MSRKVVVLLLRITLAAVFIYAALTKLRAVDAFAEEIANYRLVPAALVPWLAAMLPGVELLCGALLLANRGARAAAMLLSALLAVFIAGLSQALLRGINLTCGCFGGAEVATWGTVVRDGVILAAALATAWASGIPADPGPIALTPTGAGDKT, encoded by the coding sequence ATGAGCCGCAAGGTCGTGGTCCTGCTCCTGCGCATCACCCTGGCGGCCGTCTTCATCTACGCCGCGCTGACCAAGCTGCGGGCGGTCGACGCCTTCGCCGAGGAGATCGCGAACTATCGCCTGGTGCCGGCCGCGCTGGTGCCCTGGCTCGCGGCCATGCTGCCCGGCGTGGAGCTGCTCTGCGGCGCCCTGCTGCTCGCCAACCGCGGCGCCCGCGCGGCCGCGATGCTCCTGAGCGCGCTGCTGGCGGTGTTCATCGCTGGGCTCTCGCAGGCGCTCTTGCGCGGCATCAACCTCACGTGCGGCTGCTTCGGCGGTGCCGAGGTTGCCACCTGGGGAACGGTCGTCCGCGACGGCGTGATCCTGGCGGCCGCGCTGGCCACGGCCTGGGCGAGCGGGATCCCGGCGGATCCCGGGCCAATCGCCTTGACCCCCACGGGTGCGGGTGACAAAACCTAG
- a CDS encoding M1 family metallopeptidase, producing MSRSLRSLLFALALAGCAAAPPAPEPKPAQTQAPKPPEPPMSATEPTPGVRLGRDVVPTAYRLDYDAHPAKDRFTGHVEIDVKVAVPHQTLWLHQRDLDLTHAEVRQNGKVIAARALPPAADGLFALVLAEPLAAGQATVAFTFSGPFGRANEGFYKVEVEKIPYLFTQFEATSARRAFPCFDQPDFKAPMALTVTTDANVVTAANMPIASEKAVDGGKQVTFQTTPPLPTYLYAWTIGQFDVVDAPAIPASGPRTTPLPLRGLAIQGHGKLLGIALSEMAKYVPNEEAYFGIAFPWPKLDLVAVPDFEAGAMENVGLITFRSSVLEVDPARATLPRLKGLGVDEAHELAHQWFGDLVTTSFWDDIWLNESFASWMEDHTMAEVHPEMRIPLLQAESADGAMGADSLATARKIRQPITSLADIHDAFDGITYAKGEAVIAMFERFMGPEVFRKAIHDYLVAHANGNATSDDLLQVLSATAGKDVATPFRTFLDQPGVPLLNAELKCEKGKAALQLSQTRYLPLGSQGERNLRWQVPVCARYQPPKGEPAVACTLLTQPTGALELPGGCPKWVQPDADMDGYYRWTLPSKQLADVAHAKLSNLDRYAVMAAIRAGSNAGLIPPSAALPALEAFAGDANRELSSAYGDEAEFVLQDLADDSWRPAVRKRVQKVYAPLFAKLGLKFGPKDDDATVELRGHVANVMARTAEDPKVREALAKLGRAYLGLGGDGKLHPEAVPPELAGMSVYEALNADPKLVPPTLERFYATTDETSRGALFGGILGTHDPVAAQAVLKIALDPRTRANEVLDPLFFQASDYRTQPAAWAYVTQNFDAIFARLGDEFRGYIPFTSGNPCTAAGAKAIEDFYAPKIAADPGLKRGAAQLIESVRLCAARADAQREDAKKYFTKK from the coding sequence ATGAGCCGCTCCCTCCGCTCACTCCTTTTCGCGCTGGCCCTGGCCGGCTGCGCCGCAGCGCCGCCCGCGCCCGAGCCGAAGCCCGCGCAGACTCAGGCTCCGAAGCCGCCCGAACCGCCGATGTCCGCCACCGAGCCCACGCCCGGCGTGCGCCTCGGCCGCGACGTGGTGCCCACCGCATACCGGCTCGACTACGACGCCCACCCCGCGAAGGACCGCTTCACGGGCCACGTGGAGATCGATGTCAAGGTGGCCGTACCGCACCAGACGCTCTGGCTGCACCAGCGCGATCTCGACCTTACCCACGCGGAGGTCCGCCAGAACGGCAAGGTCATCGCCGCGCGCGCCCTGCCGCCTGCCGCGGACGGCCTCTTCGCCCTGGTGCTCGCCGAGCCGCTCGCCGCGGGGCAGGCCACGGTGGCCTTCACCTTCAGCGGCCCGTTCGGACGCGCGAACGAGGGCTTCTACAAGGTCGAGGTGGAGAAGATCCCGTACCTGTTCACGCAGTTCGAGGCCACCAGCGCGCGGCGCGCGTTCCCCTGCTTCGACCAGCCCGACTTCAAGGCGCCCATGGCGCTCACCGTCACCACCGACGCCAACGTGGTCACCGCCGCGAACATGCCCATCGCCTCGGAGAAGGCCGTGGACGGCGGCAAGCAGGTGACGTTCCAGACCACCCCGCCGCTGCCCACGTACCTCTACGCGTGGACCATCGGCCAGTTCGACGTGGTCGACGCGCCCGCCATCCCCGCCTCCGGCCCGCGCACCACGCCGCTCCCGCTGCGGGGCCTCGCCATCCAGGGCCACGGCAAGCTGCTGGGAATCGCGCTCTCCGAGATGGCCAAGTACGTGCCCAACGAGGAGGCTTACTTCGGCATCGCCTTCCCCTGGCCGAAGCTGGATCTCGTCGCGGTGCCGGACTTCGAGGCCGGCGCCATGGAGAACGTGGGGCTCATCACCTTCCGCTCCAGCGTGCTCGAGGTAGACCCAGCGCGCGCGACGCTGCCTCGCCTCAAGGGCCTGGGCGTCGATGAAGCGCACGAGCTCGCGCACCAGTGGTTCGGCGATCTGGTGACCACGTCGTTCTGGGACGACATCTGGCTCAACGAGAGCTTCGCGAGCTGGATGGAAGACCACACCATGGCCGAGGTGCACCCGGAGATGCGCATCCCGCTGCTCCAGGCCGAGAGCGCCGACGGAGCGATGGGCGCCGACAGCCTGGCCACCGCGCGCAAGATCCGCCAGCCCATCACCTCGCTCGCCGACATCCACGACGCCTTCGACGGCATCACCTACGCCAAGGGCGAAGCGGTCATCGCGATGTTCGAGCGCTTCATGGGCCCCGAGGTCTTCCGCAAGGCGATCCACGACTACCTGGTGGCCCACGCGAACGGGAACGCGACGTCCGACGATCTCCTCCAGGTGCTCAGCGCCACCGCCGGCAAGGACGTGGCCACGCCGTTCCGCACCTTCCTGGATCAGCCCGGCGTTCCGCTGCTGAACGCCGAGCTCAAGTGCGAGAAGGGCAAGGCCGCGCTCCAGCTCTCGCAGACGCGCTACCTGCCGCTGGGCAGTCAGGGCGAGCGCAATCTGCGGTGGCAGGTGCCGGTGTGCGCGCGCTACCAGCCGCCCAAGGGCGAGCCGGCCGTGGCGTGCACGCTGCTCACCCAGCCCACGGGCGCGCTGGAGCTGCCCGGCGGGTGTCCGAAGTGGGTTCAGCCCGACGCCGACATGGACGGCTACTACCGCTGGACGCTGCCCTCGAAGCAGCTCGCGGACGTGGCGCACGCCAAGCTCTCCAACCTCGATCGCTACGCGGTGATGGCCGCCATCCGCGCGGGCTCGAACGCCGGGTTGATCCCGCCGAGCGCCGCGCTGCCCGCGCTGGAGGCCTTCGCCGGCGACGCCAACCGGGAGCTCTCGAGCGCCTACGGCGACGAGGCCGAGTTCGTGCTGCAGGATCTCGCCGACGACTCCTGGCGGCCCGCGGTGCGCAAGCGCGTGCAGAAGGTGTACGCGCCGCTGTTCGCCAAGCTGGGCCTCAAGTTCGGCCCCAAGGACGACGACGCCACCGTGGAGCTGCGCGGACACGTGGCCAACGTGATGGCTCGCACCGCGGAGGATCCCAAGGTCCGCGAGGCGCTTGCCAAGCTGGGCCGCGCGTACCTGGGCCTCGGCGGCGACGGCAAGCTCCACCCCGAGGCGGTGCCGCCGGAGCTCGCAGGGATGTCGGTCTACGAAGCGTTGAACGCCGACCCGAAGCTGGTGCCGCCCACGCTGGAGCGCTTCTACGCCACCACCGACGAGACCTCGCGCGGCGCGCTCTTCGGCGGGATCCTGGGCACGCACGATCCGGTCGCAGCGCAGGCGGTGCTGAAGATCGCGCTGGATCCGCGCACGCGCGCGAACGAGGTGCTGGATCCGCTCTTCTTCCAGGCGTCGGACTATCGGACGCAGCCGGCCGCGTGGGCCTACGTGACCCAGAACTTCGACGCCATCTTCGCGCGGCTCGGCGACGAGTTCCGCGGCTACATCCCGTTCACCTCGGGGAATCCGTGCACCGCAGCCGGCGCCAAGGCCATCGAGGACTTCTACGCGCCCAAGATCGCCGCGGACCCGGGGCTCAAGCGCGGGGCCGCGCAGCTCATCGAGTCGGTGCGGCTCTGCGCCGCGCGCGCCGACGCCCAGCGCGAGGACGCAAAGAAGTACTTCACCAAGAAGTGA
- a CDS encoding endonuclease V, giving the protein MPAMLACTDVHYREHDAHGAALFFRAWTDAVAADRRTVRVPAPREYRPGHFYERELPVLLALLKDAPPLEAIVVDGYVWLGAAGEKGLGAHLFDALGGKIPVIGVAKTAYRGSDFAERVVRGEGKRPLFVTAVGIDPRVAAERVRAMHGAHRIPTLLGEVDRLARSG; this is encoded by the coding sequence ATGCCTGCGATGCTGGCCTGCACCGACGTCCACTACCGCGAGCACGACGCCCACGGCGCCGCGCTCTTCTTCCGCGCGTGGACCGACGCGGTCGCCGCAGATCGTCGAACGGTGCGCGTGCCCGCGCCGCGCGAGTACCGGCCCGGCCACTTCTACGAGCGCGAGCTGCCGGTCCTGCTCGCGCTGCTGAAGGACGCTCCTCCGCTCGAGGCGATCGTCGTCGACGGCTATGTGTGGCTGGGCGCCGCGGGCGAGAAGGGCCTGGGCGCGCACCTCTTCGACGCGCTCGGCGGCAAGATCCCCGTCATCGGCGTGGCCAAGACGGCGTATCGAGGCTCGGACTTCGCGGAGCGCGTCGTGCGCGGCGAAGGCAAGCGGCCGCTCTTCGTGACCGCGGTTGGAATCGATCCGCGCGTCGCGGCCGAGCGCGTGCGCGCGATGCACGGCGCGCACCGCATCCCGACGCTGCTGGGTGAGGTCGATCGCCTGGCCCGCTCTGGCTAG